The stretch of DNA CCGCCCGGGGCCGGCCAGCGCGGGTGCAAGTCGTCGATGAGGAACTCGTGCTCGTGGCGCCGGCCCGCCCCTTCGGAGCGGGCATCGTGCAGGTGGGGGTGGTCCGCCGGCAGCCGTGCATGGACGTGCGGCACCGACCGCGGGTCGTCCGCCGGCCAGAGCCGGGTCGCGGCCGCCGACGCGGCGAGCGCCGCCACCGCGAACAGCCCCAGCGCCGCGGGCAGCCCGAGCAGGGGGATCAGCCACCCGGCGGCGGGGTAGGCGAACAGGAAGCAGGCGTGCGACAGCGAGAACTGGGCGGCGAACAGCGCGGTTCGCTCGCCCTCGGCGCAGGAGCGGCGCAGCAGCCGCGGCGCCGCGGTCAGCACCAGCGAGGCCCCCGCGCCCAGCAGCGCCCAGCACCCCAGCAGCGCCGGCCACAGCGCCGCCGGGGGAGCCGCGGCGAGCGCCGCGGCCGCGCCGGCCAGGCCGCCCGCGAGCAGGAAGCCGGCCGGGAGCGCGGTGCCGCGGTCGCCGCGCTCCTCCAGCAGCCGGGGCGCGCCCAGCGCGGCCGCCATCGACCCGGCGCCGTAGCAGGCCAGCGCAGCGGCCACGGCGTCCTCGCCCAGCCCGATCCGGTCGCGGACGATGACGACGGTGTCCACCAGCACGACGGCGGTCGCCGCGGCCACCGCCGCGTTCAGCGCCAGCAGCGCGCGCAGCCGGGGCGTGGCCGAGAAGATCCGCATCCCCCGGGTGGCGGCCCGCCACCCGCTCTCCCCGGCGGCCGGGACGGCGGCCTTGGGCAGCGCCGAGGCGAGCACCAGCAGCGCCGAGGCGCAGAAGCCGGCGGCGGTGCCGGCGAACAGCCCCTGGAAGGTGGTGAAGGCCAGGAGCGCGGCGGCCAGCACCGGGCCGAGCAGGCTCTCCAGGTCGTAGGCCAGGCGCGACAGCGCCAGCGCGCGGGTGTGGTCCCGCTCGGCGGGCAGCACGTCGGGGATGGCGGCCTGGAAGACCGGGGTGAAGGCGGCCGAGGCCGCCTGGAGGACGAAGATCAGCGCATAGATCTGCCAGACCGCGTCCACGAAGGGCAGGCACGCCGCCGCCCCCGCGCGCACCAGGTCGGCCCAGACCAGCACCGCGCGGCGGGGCAGCCGGCCGGCCGCGGCGCCGATGAGCGGCGAGACCGCGACATAGGCGACCATCTTGATGGTCAGCGCGGTGCCCAGCACGGTCCCCGCCGCGCCGCCCGCCAGGTCGTAGGCCAGCAGCGCCAGCGCCACCGTCGCCAGCCCGGTCCCCACCAGGGCCACCGCCTGAGCGGTGAACAGCCGCCGGTAGGTCCGGTTCGACAGCACTTTGAGCACGCCGGCCCTCCCGCCGCCCGCACCGCCGGGGAGCGTGCCCCGGTTCCGCAACCGGAGCCAATATACGCTATATGTGCGCACGTATGCACATATTGGTCACTTCTCTTTCTCCGACCGCCGAACCCCGCCCCGACCACGCCGGCGGAGGAGGCCGCCACCCGCCTCCCGGCCGGCGGCGCCGATTGTGGGCGGGATGTGGTTACCTCATCCCATGGGCGTTGAGATCACACGGTTCCTGCGGCTGGTGAGCGCGCTCCCGGAGAGCGAGCACCGGGAGCTGGCCGCGTACACGGCGTTCACCGTGCGCGGCAAGGGCTTCGGCTACCTGTGGCCGCGCACCCGCACCGTCGGCCTGAAGCAGACCCTCTCCGAACAGGCCGCCCTGGTCGCCGAGCGCCCCGAGGTCTTCGAAGTGCAGTTCACCGCCGGCGGCTACGGCTGGGTCGTGGTCCACCTGGACGGCATCGACCTCGACGAACTCAGCGAACTCGTCCTCGAGGCCTGGCGCCTGTCCGCCCCCGAAGACCTCCTCGAAGCCCTGCCCACCCCCGCCGCCCTCGCCGGCGCCTGAACCGGCCCCGGACGGGGACGCCCGCTTCCCCCTGAGGGAACGGGACCGGCGGGCGGCTCCCCGCCTCCGGCGCGGACGGACCGATGGGAGACCTCGAGGCTCCGAACGGCACGGGCACCGGGGCCGGTGCGCGCCGCGGCCGGCCCCCGCGTCCCGGCCCCGGGCCGGGTCCACCGGGAAGGCGCCCGCGCGCAGTGGCCCCTTCAACCGGCGCGGAGGGGCGGCCGGACGCCGACCGCCCGTGAAACGGCCTCGAGTCCGCTGGAGACGCCGCACTCCGGAGAGTGGCCGGCCCCGGTCAGGCCGTGGCGCGGGGCAGGGCGGCGGTGACGGTGGTGCCCTTCGGGCCGCTGTCCATGGAGATGCGGCCGCCCTGGGCGGTGATCAGGGAGTGGACGATGGCCAGGCCCAGGCCGGCGATGCGGCCCGAGCCGTCGGTGCGGGTGGTGACGAACGGCTCGAAGACGTGCGCGAGCACGTCGGGGGCGATGCCGGGGCCGTCGTCGGAGACGGTCAGCACGATCTCGCCGGCCTCGCGCCGGGCGGACACCTCGGCCGCGGTGCCGGGCGGGTTGTGCGTGATCGCGTTGTCCACCAGGTTGGCCAGGCACTGCTCCAGGCGCGCCTGGTCGCCGAGGAGCACCTCCGGCGGCGGGTCGTGCACGGTGACGGAGGAGGCGTGCGGCAGCGCCTCCAGCCGGGCGCGCACCTCGTCGAAGAGGTCGGGCAGGAACACCGGTTCGCGGCGGGCGTCGATCTCGTCGCCGCCCCGCGCGACCGCCATCAGGTCCTCCAGCACCCGGCGCAGCCGGTCCAGCTCGGTGCGGACGATCGCCGCCTCCGGCCCGCCGAGCAGCTCCAGGTGCCCCTCGGCGACCGCGAGCGGGGTGCGCACCTCGTGCGAGATGACCGCCAGGTAGCGGCGCCGGTTGGCGTCGGCCTGCTCGATGCGGGTCAGCATCTGGTTGAGCTCGGTGGCCAGTTCGGCGATCTCGTCCCGGGTCTCCGGGACGGGGACGCGGGTGGCCAGGTCGGTCGGCGAGATCGCCTTCGCCGCCGAGGACACCTCGCGCACCGGCCGCAGCGTGCGCCGCACCACCAGCCAGAGCAGCACCCCGCCGCCGGCCACGCCGACCGCCCCGGCCAGCCCCGCCCAGAGCAGCACGGTGCCGGCCGCCTCCCGGGTCTGGTCCAGCGGAGCGGCGACGGTCACCGTGGCCACCCGGGTGCCCGAATCGTCGGTGACCTCGGTGTCCAGCACCCGCAGCGGCCCCGCACCGGTGTCCAGGGTGCGGACGGCCCCGGGCTCGGCCGTCGGCGCGTCGCCGCCGCGCATCAGCGCGGCCACCGGGGCCGGCCCGCCGGTGCTCTGCAGCCGCACGCCGTTGACGGTCACCAGCGACACGTGCCGGGCCCCGCTCGGGTGCACGGCCAGCGCCTGCCGGACGGCGCGCTCCGCCTCGGGGCCCGACACCACCCCGTCCAGGCCGGCGGAGGCCGGCAGCCGTTCGGCGAGCGCGGACCCGATCAGGCCGGCCTCCTCGCGGAGCAGCCGGTCGACGTCGTTGCGTCCCGACACCCGCACCAGCTCGTAGGTGAGCAGCGCGACCCCGCCGATCACCACCACCATGACCAGCAGCGATCGGAGCAGGACGCGGCCGCTGAGGCTCATCGGGGGCCGTCCGCCAGCCGGTAGCCGGCCCCGCGGACCGTCTCGATCCGCTCCGCGCCGAGCTTGCGGCGCAGCTGGCTGACGTAGACCTCGACCACGTTGGACGCGCCCTCGAAGTCGTACCCCCAGACCAGGTCCAGCAGCTGGGGCTGGGAGAGCACCTGGCCGGGGTGCTGCACCAGCACCTTCAGCAGGGTGAACTCGCGCGCCGACAGGGTGACGGTGCGGCCGTCCACCGACGCGGTGCGCGCCCCCAGGTCCAGGGCCACCCCGCTGGCCGCCAGCACGTCGCCGCGCTCCTGTCCGCCGCCGCGCAGCCGGGCCCGCACCCGGGCCAGCAGCTCGTTCACGCTGAACGGCTTGACCATGTAGTCGTCGGCCCCGGCGTCGAGGTTGGCGACCCGGTCGCTCACCGCGTCCTTGGCGGTCAGCACGATCACCGGGACCGAGGGGCGGCGCCGGCGCAGGCGGCGCAGCACCTCCTCGCCCGGCAGCCCGGGCAGCCCGAGGTCCAGGACGACCAGCTCGACGTCGGAGGCGAGCGCCATGGCCAGCCCGTCGATCCCGTCGGAGGCGACCAGGACCTGGTGGCCGGCGGTCTCCAGCCCCCGGCGCACGAACGAGACGATCCCCTGCTCGTCCTCCACCACCAGAATCGCCATGCCGCTCCCTGATCGTCCGCCCGGTCGCTCCAGTGTCCCGGGGACCGCTGAGCCGCCCCTGAACGCAACCTGAAGACGGCCTTCAGGTGCCCCTCAGGACCCCATCATCCCGCCGCGGAACGCTGAGAATGTACCCAGACACCTCCACACGAGGAGCCGACATGCAACGCCGCACGACGATCCTGATCGCCACCTCGGCCGCCGGACTGCTGGCCCTGGGAACGGCGGGCTACTTCCTGGCCGACGACCCCGAGGAAGCGATCGAACCCGTCCGGATCAGCGGCTTCACCGCCGGCGACGCCTCCGACACCGGCACCGGGGAGGGGAGCGGGAACGGGGGCGGCGGGACGACGCAGTCGGTGGACGGCCTCGAACAGCTCGTCGGAGAGCTGCGCGCCGGCGACGACCCCGACGACTGGTCGGTGGCCGGCGTCGACGTCGACTTCGGCCCCGAGGAGTGGCTGCTCACCGACCCCGAGCAGGCCGACCTCGACGGCGACGGCACCACCGGCCCGGTCCTGGAGGAGCTGCGCGCCCTGGAGGGCCGGGAGGTCACCCTCGGCGTGCGCTACGAGGAGGACGACGACGGCGACCGGGACGACGCCGACGTGTTCACCGTCAACGGCGCGACCTACCGGGACCCCGACGGCGCCGCGCCCTGGAAGGACGCCGGCGGCCAGGGCGACGCGGACCGGGACTCGGTCGCCGCCGCCGCGGAGAAGGCGGTCGGCGAGGGCGCCCGCGCCGTCGACGTGGACCGCAACGATGACGAGGACGGCGCCGGCTGGGACGTCGAGGTGCACGGCGCCGACGGCAAGGAGTACGAGGTGCTGCTGGACGCCTCCGGCGAGGTCGTCGACGTCCGCGCCGACGACGGCACCGATGACTGATCCGCGGCGGGGCCGCCCGGCCGCGATCGTGCCCCGGAGCGCCGCCGCCCCCCGCTTCACCCCGCCGCGGCCGTACTCCGCGAGTGCGCGGAAGGCGGCTTCGGGCTCCCACGGCACGCCCGGGCAGGAGGGGCCCGGTCGGGGCTCAGTCCAGCGGCGGGCGGCGGCGGCCGTGGCGGGTCGCGGCCTCGAAGGCGGCCGCGTGGCCGAGCAGGGCGCGTTCGCCGCGGTGCGGGCCGACCAGCTGCACGCCGACCGGCAGCCCGCCGGAGGTGAACCCGCCGGGCACCGAGACCGCCGGGCAGCCGGTGGCGCTCACCCAGTAGCAGGAGGCCATCCAGGCCAGGTAGTCCGGCATCGGCACCCCCGCCACCTCCGGCGGGTACTCCAGGCCGGCGTCGAACGGCGCGAGCTGGCTGACCGGCAGCAGCAGCACGTCGAACCGGTCGAAGAAGGCGCGGAACCGGTGGTACAGCTCGGCGAGCGCCACCTGGGCCCGGCCCACCTGCCCGCCGCTCAGCGCGGAGCCCTGGGCGGCGTTGGCCGCCACCGCCTCCTTGACCCGGCCGGGGTGGGCGTCGATCAGTTCGCCGAACGCCAGGTGGAACCGCCAGGCGCGCAGGGTGCGGAAGGCCTCCTCGGCGCCGGAGAAGTCCGGGCGGACCTCCTCCACCGCGGCGCCCAGCCGCTCCATCACCCGCCCGGCCTCGGTGACGACCGCCGCCACCTCGGGCTCGACCGGCAGGGCGCCGCCGAAGTCCGGGGCGAGCGCCACCCGCACCCCCGCCGGCCCGGTCTCCGGGACCTCGGCGAACGGCGCCCCGGGGGACTCCAGCGCGGTCGGCGTCCGCGGGTCCGGCCCGGCGACCACCGACAGCAGCAGCGCGGTGTCGGCGACGGTCCGCCCCATCGGACCGGGCGTGCCCAGCGGCTCCCACAGCAGCGTCGCCGGCCAGGCCGGAACCCGCCCCGGGGTTGGCCGCAGCCCCACCACGTTGCAGAACGACGCCGGGTTGCGCAGCGAACCGCCCATGTCGGAGCCGTCGGCGATCGGGTGCAGGCCGGCGGCGAGCGCGGCCGCCGCCCCGCCGCTGCTGCCGCCCGCCGACCGGGACGTGTCGTAGGGGTTGCGGGTGGTGCCGAACACCGGGTTGAAGGTGTGCGAGCCCGCGGCGAACTCCGGGACGTTGCTCTTGCCGACGACGATCGCGCCGGCCGCGCGCATCCGCTCGACGATGAGCGCGTCGGCGCCGGGCACGTGCTCGGCGAAGATCGGCGAGCCGTGCGTGGTGCGCAGCCCCGCCGTGTCGTGCACGTCCTTGACCGCCACCGGCAGCCCGTGCAGCGGACCGGGGGAGGCGCCGCGGGCCAGCCGCTCGTCGGCGGCCGCGGCCTCCTCCATCGCCCGCTCCGCGCACCGGGTGACCACCGCATTGACCAGCGGGTCGACCGCGTGGATCCGGTCCAGGTGCGCCCGCACCACCTCGCGGGCCGACACCTCCCGCCCGCGCAGCATCCGGGCCAGCTCGACGGCGTCGGTGTAGTGCAGCGGGTCCGACCCGGTGCTGTTCATGGGGGCTCCGTTCTCTCCGGGGAGGATGTGCCCGGCGGCCGCCCGAGCGCACCACCGGGACGGGGGATTCCTACCCGCCGACCGGTACCGAACCGCGCCCCGGTGCGGCTGCGACGGCGGAGCCCGGCGCGGACAGCCGGCACCCCGCGGGCCCGGTCGGCACGCCACCCGGATGGCCGGTCCGTTCTCCGCCGGGGACCGGGCCCGATCGCTGACGGCGTTCCGCCGCTGCCGGGCCCGGCGCCGCCGCTTCTCCCGGCCCCGATCACGCGTCCGGCGCAGGGCGGCGAGCCGGGGCTCGGCGTCGCGGCGACCGCTGCGGGGCGCCCTCGCGGGAACAGGCGGCGGGTGGCGTGCCGTCTTCGACGGGGCGGGCCGGGGAGGTGAGCGCCTCGGCGGGGCCTCCTGGCGGGGCGGGCGCGGGGCCGGGAAGACCGGCGGAGGCCCCATCGGCCATCTCGGGGCCGTTCCCGTCTCGATCCCGCGGGCGGAGCGGATCGGAGCCCCGATCGCGGACAGGGGCCGGGCCCACCCCTCCCGGCGGGGCGGACGGTCCCGGTGGCCCCTCCGAGTGAGGCCGCCCGGCCGCCCCGGACCGCGGGGCCGGTGTACATTCCAGTGAACGCTCGGCAGAGCGGTGCGGAAGCGGGCGGTGCGCGCCGCCCGGAA from Nocardiopsis composta encodes:
- a CDS encoding MFS transporter, which codes for MLKVLSNRTYRRLFTAQAVALVGTGLATVALALLAYDLAGGAAGTVLGTALTIKMVAYVAVSPLIGAAAGRLPRRAVLVWADLVRAGAAACLPFVDAVWQIYALIFVLQAASAAFTPVFQAAIPDVLPAERDHTRALALSRLAYDLESLLGPVLAAALLAFTTFQGLFAGTAAGFCASALLVLASALPKAAVPAAGESGWRAATRGMRIFSATPRLRALLALNAAVAAATAVVLVDTVVIVRDRIGLGEDAVAAALACYGAGSMAAALGAPRLLEERGDRGTALPAGFLLAGGLAGAAAALAAAPPAALWPALLGCWALLGAGASLVLTAAPRLLRRSCAEGERTALFAAQFSLSHACFLFAYPAAGWLIPLLGLPAALGLFAVAALAASAAATRLWPADDPRSVPHVHARLPADHPHLHDARSEGAGRRHEHEFLIDDLHPRWPAPGGRAGRGRRRPPREVPEAPGAIRAPRAGRGA
- a CDS encoding MmcQ/YjbR family DNA-binding protein gives rise to the protein MGVEITRFLRLVSALPESEHRELAAYTAFTVRGKGFGYLWPRTRTVGLKQTLSEQAALVAERPEVFEVQFTAGGYGWVVVHLDGIDLDELSELVLEAWRLSAPEDLLEALPTPAALAGA
- a CDS encoding sensor histidine kinase, with the protein product MSLSGRVLLRSLLVMVVVIGGVALLTYELVRVSGRNDVDRLLREEAGLIGSALAERLPASAGLDGVVSGPEAERAVRQALAVHPSGARHVSLVTVNGVRLQSTGGPAPVAALMRGGDAPTAEPGAVRTLDTGAGPLRVLDTEVTDDSGTRVATVTVAAPLDQTREAAGTVLLWAGLAGAVGVAGGGVLLWLVVRRTLRPVREVSSAAKAISPTDLATRVPVPETRDEIAELATELNQMLTRIEQADANRRRYLAVISHEVRTPLAVAEGHLELLGGPEAAIVRTELDRLRRVLEDLMAVARGGDEIDARREPVFLPDLFDEVRARLEALPHASSVTVHDPPPEVLLGDQARLEQCLANLVDNAITHNPPGTAAEVSARREAGEIVLTVSDDGPGIAPDVLAHVFEPFVTTRTDGSGRIAGLGLAIVHSLITAQGGRISMDSGPKGTTVTAALPRATA
- a CDS encoding response regulator transcription factor; protein product: MAILVVEDEQGIVSFVRRGLETAGHQVLVASDGIDGLAMALASDVELVVLDLGLPGLPGEEVLRRLRRRRPSVPVIVLTAKDAVSDRVANLDAGADDYMVKPFSVNELLARVRARLRGGGQERGDVLAASGVALDLGARTASVDGRTVTLSAREFTLLKVLVQHPGQVLSQPQLLDLVWGYDFEGASNVVEVYVSQLRRKLGAERIETVRGAGYRLADGPR
- a CDS encoding PepSY domain-containing protein, which codes for MQRRTTILIATSAAGLLALGTAGYFLADDPEEAIEPVRISGFTAGDASDTGTGEGSGNGGGGTTQSVDGLEQLVGELRAGDDPDDWSVAGVDVDFGPEEWLLTDPEQADLDGDGTTGPVLEELRALEGREVTLGVRYEEDDDGDRDDADVFTVNGATYRDPDGAAPWKDAGGQGDADRDSVAAAAEKAVGEGARAVDVDRNDDEDGAGWDVEVHGADGKEYEVLLDASGEVVDVRADDGTDD
- a CDS encoding amidase; translated protein: MNSTGSDPLHYTDAVELARMLRGREVSAREVVRAHLDRIHAVDPLVNAVVTRCAERAMEEAAAADERLARGASPGPLHGLPVAVKDVHDTAGLRTTHGSPIFAEHVPGADALIVERMRAAGAIVVGKSNVPEFAAGSHTFNPVFGTTRNPYDTSRSAGGSSGGAAAALAAGLHPIADGSDMGGSLRNPASFCNVVGLRPTPGRVPAWPATLLWEPLGTPGPMGRTVADTALLLSVVAGPDPRTPTALESPGAPFAEVPETGPAGVRVALAPDFGGALPVEPEVAAVVTEAGRVMERLGAAVEEVRPDFSGAEEAFRTLRAWRFHLAFGELIDAHPGRVKEAVAANAAQGSALSGGQVGRAQVALAELYHRFRAFFDRFDVLLLPVSQLAPFDAGLEYPPEVAGVPMPDYLAWMASCYWVSATGCPAVSVPGGFTSGGLPVGVQLVGPHRGERALLGHAAAFEAATRHGRRRPPLD